Proteins found in one Sander vitreus isolate 19-12246 unplaced genomic scaffold, sanVit1 ctg262_0, whole genome shotgun sequence genomic segment:
- the nyap2a gene encoding neuronal tyrosine-phosphorylated phosphoinositide-3-kinase adapter 2 translates to MTSQEDASSFRRFFQYVEDSGLRTYDGLVIQNASDIARESDRIRNQTNWNYLQEKHQKKRRQEDAIKRIGEDVAMATDGAYSGKHFRMGFMTMPAPQDRLPPPSQGFTVRSQSLHSVGGADDDSNPNRKQPPPKPKRDPNTKLSSSSETVDAGGTKRDAQETKETPEQAEARALYNEDYRKMPPPKPKRNPNTQLSTSFDDSYIRNHGNRKSSLRWDKSSSQSQSPASRDTDDEEPVYIEMVGNILRELSGQEAEDEQSEAVYEEMKYPLLDDFLQDPAAILDPDAWAARSSLCDIPPPFPNLLTHRPPLLVFPPAPAQCSPNSDESPLTPLDVTRLPVMDNVSYSKSGGTEPPQSSTQHRKEKDRDRERERDRDRDKDLPSTHTITSSGRSSAPPLPSNLYKSTGSAHSGHGYPRSQSACPSPVSMGRSLTPLSLKRPPPYDALMAGGSMPRSSSSSSSSSHRAGEGGARLSNSSSTHGSMQNVAMRSQTPTSPLDELNNVFTSGRPARKKGAGRKSRGSEGDSRSLPRHHSKDREGQSSPVSSRMGRSSVSPTMMLSGGDSKSPLGRSASTSGVPSPQRHLHPALSQMPWLCGDATMMETIEKKRFLCREIKARQRPEKNLCKQDSMPILPSWKRKQPPPYSAPPSASGHTSGHTTTVFWDTAI, encoded by the exons ATGACGTCTCAGGAAGACGCATCTTCCTTCAGGAGGTTTTTTCAATACGTGGAGGACAGCGGCCTTCGAACGTACGACGGACTCGTGATCCAAAACGCCTCAGACATCGCCAGAGAGAGCGACCGCATTCGCAACCAGACCAACTGGAACTACCTGCAGGAAAAACACCAGAAGAAGAGACGGCAGGAAGACGCCATCAAGAG GATTGGTGAAgatgttgccatggcaacagacGGGGCCTACTCTGGGAAACATTTCAGGATGGGTTTCATGACGATGCCGGCGCCGCAGGACCGTCTGCCCCCCCCCAGTCAGGGCTTCACCGTGCGGTCCCAGTCGCTGCACTCGGTGGGCGGAGCAGACGACGACTCCAACCCCAACAGGAAACAACCTCCGCCCAAACCCAAGAGAGACCCCAACACCAAGCTGAGCAGCAGCTCTGAGACAGTGGACGCTGGCGGCACCAAGAGAGACGCTCAAGAGACCAAAGAGACGCCGGAGCAGGCAGAAG ctcGAGCTCTCTACAACGAGGACTACAGAAAGATGCCTCCACCCAAACCCAAAAGGAATCCTAACACTCAGCTCAGCACCTCCTTCGATGACTCCTACATCCGTAACCACGGCAACAGGAAGTCTTCCCTTCGATGGGACAAGTCTTCGTCCCAGAGTCAGAGCCCGGCATCGAGAGACACGGATGACGAGGAGCCCGTCTACATCGAGATGGTGGGAAACATCCTGCGGGAGCTGAGCGGACAGGAAGCGGAGGACGAGCAGAGCGAGGCGGTGTACGAGGAGATGAAGTACCCCTTGCTGGACGACTTCCTGCAGGATCCCGCTGCCATCTTGGACCCTGACGCCTGGGCAGCCCGCAGCTCGCTCTGCGACATCCCACCGCCTTTCCCCAACCTGCTGACGCACCGTCCGCCACTGCTTGTCTTCCCCCCCGCTCCCGCTCAGTGCTCCCCCAACTCAGACGAGTCCCCGCTCACCCCGTTAGACGTTACCCGGCTGCCCGTCATGGACAACGTCTCATACAGCAAGTCAGGTGGCACCGAACCCCCGCAGAGCTCCACGCAGCACCGCAAGGAGAAGGACCGAGACCGAGAACGAGAacgggacagagacagagacaaagatcTGCCCTCCACCCACACCATCACGTCCTCTGGCCGCTCGTCAGCTCCGCCCCTCCCGTCCAACCTCTACAAGTCTACTGGCTCCGCCCACAGTGGCCATGGTTACCCTCGTAGCCAATCAGCGTGTCCGTCTCCGGTCAGCATGGGTCGCTCTCTGACTCCTCTGAGTCTGAAGAGACCTCCGCCGTACGATGCTCTGATGGCCGGAGGAAGCATGccccgctcctcctcctcctcgtcttcaTCCTCTCACAGGGCCGGGGAGGGAGGGGCTAGACTCAGTAACTCCTCCTCCACCCACGGCTCCATGCAGAATGTGGCGATGAGGTCCCAGACTCCCACCAGTCCATTGGACGAACTCAACAACGTGTTTACGTCGGGTCGACCAGCAAGAAAGAAAGGAGCAGGCAGGAAGAGCCGCGGCAGCGAAG GAGACTCCAGGTCTCTGCCCAGACACCATAGTaaggacagagagggacagtCTAGTCCAGTTTCCAGCCGGATGGGTCGGTCGTCTGTCAGCCCGACCATGATGCTGTCCGGAGGAG ATTCAAAGAGTCCACTTGGCCGTTCGGCTTCGACGTCCGGAGTTCCTTCACCCCAACGCCATCTACACCCTGCTCTCAGCcag ATGCCGTGGCTCTGTGGAGACGCCACCATGATGGAGACCATAGAGAAGAAAAGGTTTCTGTGTCGAGAGATCAAAGCTCGCCAGCGTCCAGAGAAGAATCTGTGCAAACAGGACAGCATGCCCATCCTGCCCAGCTGGAAGAGGAAGCAGCCGCCACCGTACTCTGCTCCGCCCAGCGCCTCCGGACACACCAGCGGACACACCACCACCGTGTTCTGGGACACTGCTATCTGA